The genomic region CAGGCCGATTTCTAGCGGCCAGGTGGAGAACGGTTTGGAACAGTGCGCCGGGCTTAGCGGCGGTTGCTGGATGAACGGGCAGAGTCGCCCAGGGTCCTGCCCTGCGGGGCGGAGCCGAGGCAGGCGGTGACGTCCCCACTGGAGGCGGAGCCGCAGCCTCGCGGGGTCGGGGCCTGGCGCCGGTGGTGGCGTCACAAAAGGCGGGGCCGCAGTAGTGTCCGAGAAGTCAGGCACGTAGCTCAGCTGCGGCCGCGGCGCGTGAGTTTGTGCTTCTGCGCGGGTGTCCGGGTTCTTCTGCCATCATGCCGATGTTCATCGTAAACACCAACGTGCCCCGCGCCTCCGTGCCGGACGGGTTCCTCTCCGAGCTCACCCAGCAGCTGGCGCAGGCCACCGGCAAGCCCCCCCAGGTTTGCCGGGAGGGGACAGGAAGAGGGGGTGCAGGCCGGACGAGGGGGTCCCGCGCTGGGAGCTGGGGAGGCGACTCCCGAACGGAGCTGGGGGGACGGAGCGGGGGGAGGACGGTGGCTCGGGCCCGAAGTGGACGCTTGGGGCTTGGCGAGGTCGCTGGGGCGGGCTGACCGCGCCCCTTCTTGCAGTACATCGCGGTGCACGTGGTCCCGGACCAGCTCATGGCCTTCGGAGGCTCCAGCGAGCCTTGCGCGCTCTGCAGCCTGCACAGCATCGGCAAGATCGGCGGCGCGCAGAACCGCTCCTACAGCAAGCTGCTGTGCGGCCTGCTGGCCGAGCGCCTGCGCATCAGCCCGGACAGGTACGCGGAGGCGCGGAGGCGCGGAGGCGCGGGGGAGGGGCGGCGGCGCGCGGCCAGGCCGGTGACTGAGCCGCCCGCTGAGTCCAGCCTCCTCCCCGCGCAGGGTCTATATCAACTATTACGACATGAACGCGGCCAACGTGGGCTGGAACAACTCCACCTTCGCCTAAGAGCCGCCGGGCCCCACGCGGTCCGCGCTGTCTGGACCCGGGAACCCGCCGCACGCAGTGTTCTAGGCTCGCCCACCCCAACCTTCTGGAGAAATAAAACGGTTTAGAGACCAGGAGTGCCTCGCTGTTCCTTGGCTTGCGGGAGGAATTGGTGCAGAGCCGGGACATTGGGGAGCGAGGCCAGGAACGGTGTTGGGGACGGGGGTCAGGGCGGGGTTGCTCCCCTCAGAGCCTGTTCGGGAGCCCTTTTGTCCAGTCTTTCCCTCCTACGCTCCCAACAGAGAAGCCCCAGTGTCTTTCCATTCTGTGGCCTATGAAGGGATGAGGAGAAGTTGGCACCCTGCCCTGGGCTGCAGACTGGGGATCTAAGGCGCTTTGCCCGCCCGAATCTGTTCTACCTAGGGCCACCACGTGGGGTGCTTGAGATGAGCCCACTACGGAAGTGGGGGAGGAGGAGTTGGAGTTGAGAGTCCCAGGTCTTCTAGGCCCTAGACCTTTctctcagccccacctcccccagccttcTTGATGGGCAGAGGATagccagaagacagaaagatcCCACCCAGAGCCATTCACTGCCATCTGCTTTGTTAAGTGACTTCAGTAGAGTTTTCAGGCgg from Macaca thibetana thibetana isolate TM-01 chromosome 10, ASM2454274v1, whole genome shotgun sequence harbors:
- the MIF gene encoding macrophage migration inhibitory factor isoform X2 codes for the protein MPMFIVNTNVPRASVPDGFLSELTQQLAQATGKPPQYIAVHVVPDQLMAFGGSSEPCALCSLHSIGKIGGAQNRSYSKLLCGLLAERLRISPDRVYINYYDMNAANVGWNNSTFA
- the MIF gene encoding macrophage migration inhibitory factor isoform X1, whose amino-acid sequence is MPMFIVNTNVPRASVPDGFLSELTQQLAQATGKPPQYIAVHVVPDQLMAFGGSSEPCALCSLHSIGKIGGAQNRSYSKLLCGLLAERLRISPDRYAEARRRGGAGEGRRRAARPVTEPPAESSLLPAQGLYQLLRHERGQRGLEQLHLRLRAAGPHAVRAVWTREPAARSVLGSPTPTFWRNKTV